From a region of the Candidatus Sulfotelmatobacter sp. genome:
- a CDS encoding S41 family peptidase: protein MRMERGSFLRIGAALGIAPLLGAAAAVAEPTFTAEVVRADLDAIWAALLDVGADPFLAADRATVEALYRSTRETIRVPLTVRQAWLAIAPVLGALNDGHVSLGFDGLLAAAARRFPLRFALAPDDALVVLVDESATIPRGSEIVSIDGIAAPEYVHLALAALGGQTESLHRTRVSTEGSAVSFALFGERPTYHVVWKSDGAVHERDVSLATAPSRATTTTSEPYTYGTIAGGGVGYLDYRRCEGFARFGRFLTEAVPAMHDASIKALVVDIRRNGGGDSRLNDELWTAVSSKPFKQFGGVIVKACDRLKREYGEDKYVEIYGARAWSAPDGTIIPIREGPNDDLFTPARDVPSRYTGPVYLLISPQTFSSAMSCALAAKDYGLATIVGEETGEPVDSTGEVYTFTSPGLGFKAYFTTKVFLPPKPQPPRQGVVPDVVVRTTPADVAAGREPVLDRTLALIASA from the coding sequence ATGCGAATGGAGCGCGGATCGTTCCTGCGGATCGGGGCGGCGCTCGGCATCGCGCCGCTGCTCGGCGCGGCTGCCGCTGTCGCCGAGCCGACGTTCACCGCCGAGGTCGTCCGCGCCGACCTCGACGCCATCTGGGCAGCGCTGCTCGACGTAGGGGCCGATCCGTTCCTGGCCGCCGACCGTGCCACCGTCGAAGCGCTCTATCGCTCCACGCGCGAAACGATCCGCGTGCCGCTCACCGTCCGCCAAGCGTGGCTCGCGATCGCACCGGTGCTGGGCGCCCTGAACGACGGCCACGTCTCGCTCGGCTTCGACGGCCTACTCGCCGCGGCGGCGCGGCGCTTCCCGCTGCGCTTCGCCCTCGCGCCGGACGACGCGCTGGTCGTTCTCGTCGACGAGAGCGCGACGATTCCGCGCGGCAGCGAGATCGTCTCGATCGACGGCATCGCCGCGCCGGAGTACGTGCACCTCGCGCTCGCGGCGCTCGGCGGCCAAACCGAGAGCCTGCACCGCACCCGCGTCTCGACGGAGGGGTCGGCCGTGTCGTTCGCGCTCTTCGGCGAACGACCGACCTATCACGTCGTCTGGAAGTCGGACGGCGCGGTGCACGAGCGCGACGTCTCCCTCGCGACGGCACCTTCGCGCGCGACGACGACGACGTCCGAGCCGTACACCTATGGCACGATCGCCGGCGGCGGCGTGGGCTATCTCGACTACCGTCGCTGCGAAGGGTTCGCGCGCTTCGGGCGATTCCTCACCGAAGCGGTGCCCGCCATGCACGACGCGTCGATCAAAGCACTCGTGGTGGACATTCGCCGCAACGGGGGCGGCGACAGCCGCCTGAACGACGAGCTCTGGACGGCCGTTTCGAGCAAGCCGTTCAAGCAGTTCGGCGGCGTCATCGTCAAAGCGTGCGATCGGCTCAAGCGCGAGTACGGTGAAGACAAGTACGTCGAGATCTACGGCGCCCGCGCGTGGTCGGCGCCTGACGGGACCATCATTCCGATCCGTGAAGGGCCGAACGACGACCTCTTCACGCCGGCGCGCGACGTGCCGAGCCGCTACACGGGACCCGTCTATCTCCTGATCTCGCCGCAGACGTTCTCCTCGGCGATGTCGTGCGCGCTGGCGGCCAAGGACTACGGTCTGGCGACGATCGTCGGCGAGGAAACCGGCGAGCCGGTGGACTCGACCGGTGAGGTCTACACCTTCACCTCGCCCGGTCTCGGCTTCAAAGCCTACTTTACCACCAAGGTCTTCCTGCCGCCCAAGCCGCAGCCGCCGCGCCAGGGCGTCGTGCCGGACGTCGTCGTACGGACGACGCCGGCGGACGTGGCGGCCGGCCGCGAGCCGGTGCTCGATCGAACGCTCGCGCTGATCGCGTCTGCCTAA